The Streptomyces sp. cg36 genomic interval CTCGGCGGGCCGCCGCTGGTGAAGATGGCCACCGGCGAGGAGAGCGACGACGAGTCGCTGGGCGGCGCCGAGATGCACGCCCGCACCTCGGGCCTGGCCGACCACTACGCGGTGGACGAGCACGACGCCCTGCGCCAGGCCCGCCGGATCGTGGCCCGGCTCAACCACCGCAAGGCGCACCCGGATACGCCGGTGGTCTGCGAGCCGCCCGAGTACGACGAGGACGAGCTGCTCGGGATCGTGCCCGGCGACCTCAAGACGCCCTTCGACCCGCGCGAGGTGATCGCCCGGCTCGTCGACGGGTCCGACTTCGACGAGTTCAAGCCGCTGTACGGGCCGAGCCTGGTCACCGGCTGGGCGCGGCTGCACGGCTACCCCGTCGGCGTCCTCGCCAACGCGCAGGGCGTCCTGTTCAGCGCCGAGTCGCAGAAGGCCGCCCAGTTCATCCAGCTCGCCAACCAGCGCGACGTCCCGCTCCTGTTCCTGCACAACACCACCGGCTACATGGTCGGCAGGGAGTACGAGCAGGGCGGGATCATCAAGCACGGCGCGATGATGATCAACGCGGTGAGCAATTCGAGGGTGCCGCACCTGTCGGTGCTGATGGGCGCCTCCTACGGCGCCGGGCACTACGGCATGTGCGGGCGGGCGTACGACCCGAGGTTCCTCTTCGCCTGGCCCGGCGCCAAGTCGGCCGTCATGGGCCCGCAGCAGCTCGCCGGGGTCCTGTCGATCGTCGCCCGCGCCTCGGCGCTGGCCAAGGGGCAGCCGTACGACGACGACGCGGACGCCGGGCTGCGCGCGATGGTCGAGCAGCAGATCGAGGCCGAGTCCCTGCCGGTGTTCCTGTCCGGGCGGCTGTACGACGACGGGGTCATCGACCCCCGCGACACCCGCACGGTCCTGGGCATCTGTCTGTCCGCGATCCACACGGCCCCGGTCGAAGGCGCGCGCGGCGGCTTCGGCATCTTCAGGATGTGAGGCGCTGATGATCCAGTCCGTTCTTGTCGCCAACCGGGCCGAGATAGCCTCCCGGGTCTTTCGCACCTGCCGCGACCTGGGCATCTCCACGGTCGCCGTGCACTCCGACCCGGACGCGGCACTCCCGTACGTACGGGAGGCCGACGCGGCCGTGCGGCTGCCGGGGGCCGCGCCCGCGGAGACCTATCTGCGCGGCGAACTGCTCGTGAAGGCCGCCCTGGCGGCGGGCGCCGACGCGGTGCACCCCGGGTACGGGTTCCTCTCCGAGAACGCCGGCTTCGCCCGCGCGGTCGAGGACGCCGGGCTGACCTGGATCGGCCCGCCGCCCGCCGCCATCGGGGCCATGGCCTCCAAGACCCGGGCCAAGGAGCTGATGGCGGCGGCCGGGGTGCCGCTGCTGGCCCCCGTCGACCCGGCGAAGGCCACCGCCGCCGACCTCCCGCTGCTCCTGAAGGCGGCGGCGGGCGGCGGCGGGCGCGGCATGCGGATCGTGCGCGAACTGGACGTCCTGGAGGCCGAGTTGGCGGCGGCCTCGGCGGAGGCCCGCGCCGCCTTCGGGGACGGCGAGGTGTTCGCCGAGCCGTACGTCGAGCGCGGACGCCATGTCGAGGTGCAGATCATGGCCGACGCGCACGGCACGGTCTGGGCGCTCGGCACCCGCGACTGCTCGCTCCAGCGCCGCCACCAGAAGGTGATCGAGGAGGCGCCCGCGCCCGGACTGCCCGAGGGGCTGCGCGCCCGGCTGCGCACCGCCGCCGTGGCCGCCGCCCGGGCCGTCTCCTACCGGGGCGCGGGCACGGTCGAGTTCCTGGTCGACGCCGGGGGCCGGGCGTACTTCCTGGAGATGAACACCCGCCTCCAGGTCGAACACCCGGTCACCGAGGCCGTGTTCGGTCTCGACCTGGTTGCGCTCCAGCTCCGGGTGGCCGAGGGCGACGCCCTGCCCGCCGAACCGCCCGAGCCGTCCGGGCACGCCGTCGAGGCGCGGCTGTACGCGGAGGACCCGGCCCGCGGCTGGACCCCGCAGACCGGCGTCCTGCACCGGCTGGCCGTGCCGGACGGGGTGCGCCTGGACCGGGGCTACGGCGACGGCGACACCGTCGGCGTCCACTACGACGCCATGCTCGCCAAGGTCGTCGTCCACGCCCCGACCCGCGCCGCCGCCGTACGCGGACTCGCCCGCGCGCTGGAGCGGGCCGCGGTGCACGGCCCCACCACCAACCGCGACCTGCTCGTACGCTCCCTGCGCCACCCCGACTTCGCGGCCGGGCACCTGGACACCGGCTTCTACGACCGGCACCTGGCGGAGCTGACCGCGCCGCGCGAGGGGGAGGCGCACGCGGCGCTCGCCGCCGCGCTCGCCGACGCGTCGGCCCGCTCCTCCCGGTTCGGCGGGGGCTGGCGCAACCTGCCGTCCCAGCCGCAGAGCAAGCGGTACGGCGACCACGAGATCCGCTACCGCCGCACCCGCGAAGGACTCCATGCCGAGGGCTTCCCGGACGTACGCGTGGAGGCGGCCGAGCCGGGCCGGGTGCGGCTCGAAATCGGCGGGGTGGCACGGGAGTTCACCGTCACCCGGTACGGCGACCGGGTGTACGTCGACACCGCGGCCGGGTCGTACGCCCTCACCGCGCACCCCCGCTTCACCGACCCCAGCGAACTCGTCGCCCCCGGCTCGCTGCTCGCCCCCATGCCGGGGGTGGTGGTCCGGGTCGCCGACGGGCTCGCCGAAGGGGCCGAGGTCGCCGCCGGACAGCCGCTGATCTGGCTGGAGGCCATGAAGATGACCCACCCCATCACCGCCCCCGCCGCCGGAACCCTCACCGCGCTCCACGCCGCCCCCGGCCGCCAGGTCGAGGTCGGCGCCCTGCTCGCCGTCGTGCACACCGCCCCCGAAGCACAGGAGGACCAGCCGTCATGACCGCACGAAGCAGCACCATCGAGAGCCAGGAACTCAAGGACCTGCGGGCCGCCGTCGCCGCCCTCGGGCAGCGCCACGGCCGCGGCCACGACCGCCGGGTGCTGTGGGCCGAGGCCGCCAAGCTCGGCTACCTGGGGGTGAACCTGCCCGAGGAACACGGCGGCGGGGGCGGCGGCATGGCCGAACTCTCCATCGTGCTGGAGGAGTTGGGGGCGGCGGGCTGCCCGCTGCTGATGATGGTCGTCTCGCCCGCGATCTGCGGCACGGTCATCGCCCGCTTCGGCACCGAGGAGCAGCGCCGCGCCTGGCTGCCGGGGCTCGCGGACGGCTCGCTGACCATGGCGTTCGGCATCACCGAGCCCGACGCGGGCTCCAACTCGCACCGCATCACCACCACCGCCCGCCGCGACGCGGAGAGCGGCGGCTGGATACTGGACGGCCGCAAGGTCTTCGTCTCCGGCGTCGACATCGCGGACGCCACGCTGATCGTCGGCCGCACCGAGGACGCCCGCACCGGCAGCCTCAAGCCGTGTCTGTTCATCGTGCCGCGCGACGCCCCGGGCTTCGGCCGCTCGATGATCGACATGGAGATCCAGGCCGAGGAGAAGCAGTTCGAGCTGGTCCTCGACGAGGTGCGGCTGCCCGCGGAGGCGCTGGTGGGCGACGAGGACGCGGGGCTGCTCCAGCTCTTCGCCGGGCTCAACCCCGAGCGGATCATGACGGCCGCGTTCGCGATCGGCATGGGCCGCTACGCGCTGGACCGGGCGCTGGCGTACGCGCGCGAGCGGCAGGTGTGGAAGCAGCCCATCGGCGCCCACCAGGCCATCGCCCACCCGCTGGCCCAGGCGCACATCGAGCTGGAGCTGGCCCGGCTGATGATGCAGAAGGCGGCGGCGCTCTACGACGCGGGCGACGACGCGGGCGCGGGCGAGGCCGCCAACATGGCCAAGTACGCGGCGGCCGAAGCCTGTGTGAAGGCCGTGGACCAGGCCGTGCACACCCTCGGCGGCAACGGCCTCACCCGGGAGTACGGGCTGGCGGCGCTGGTCACGGCGGCGCGCGTGGCGCGGATCGCGCCGGTCAGCCGCGAAATGATCCTGAACTATGTCTCGCATCAGACGCTGGGGCTTCCCAAGTCGTACTAGCCGTACTAGGACGTGCCCCCATGGTCTTCCTCAGCGAGTACGCAGCCGTCCCGGTCGTCGACGCACCCATCCACGAGGCCGTCCTCGGCCGGGCCGCGCCCGGGTACGGGGACGCCCCCGCACTGATCGACGGGACGGACCCGACCGGCGCCACCTCCGTCTCGTACGCCCTGCTGGACGTCCGGCACCGCCGGGTGGCGGCGGCGCTCGCCGCGGCCGGGGTGCGCAAGGGCGAGGTGGTCGCCCTGCACAGCCCCAACTCGATCCACTTCCCGGCCGTGTTCTACGGGGCCACCCGCGCGGGCGCGTCGGTCACCACCGTCCATCCGCTGGCCACGGCCGAGGAGTTCGCCAAACAGATAGCCGACTCCTCG includes:
- a CDS encoding acyl-CoA carboxylase subunit beta; translated protein: MTLLPTALDTAGPEYAAHRAAMLAKLAELETEHAKALAGGGAKYTARHHERGKLLARERIELLVDPDTPFLELSPLAAWGSDYPVGASLVTGIGVVEGVECLITANDPTVRGGASNPWTLKKALRANEIAFANRLPCISLVESGGADLPSQKEIFIPGGALFRDITRLSAAGIPTIAVVFGNSTAGGAYVPGMSDHTVMIKERSKVFLGGPPLVKMATGEESDDESLGGAEMHARTSGLADHYAVDEHDALRQARRIVARLNHRKAHPDTPVVCEPPEYDEDELLGIVPGDLKTPFDPREVIARLVDGSDFDEFKPLYGPSLVTGWARLHGYPVGVLANAQGVLFSAESQKAAQFIQLANQRDVPLLFLHNTTGYMVGREYEQGGIIKHGAMMINAVSNSRVPHLSVLMGASYGAGHYGMCGRAYDPRFLFAWPGAKSAVMGPQQLAGVLSIVARASALAKGQPYDDDADAGLRAMVEQQIEAESLPVFLSGRLYDDGVIDPRDTRTVLGICLSAIHTAPVEGARGGFGIFRM
- a CDS encoding biotin carboxylase N-terminal domain-containing protein, with protein sequence MIQSVLVANRAEIASRVFRTCRDLGISTVAVHSDPDAALPYVREADAAVRLPGAAPAETYLRGELLVKAALAAGADAVHPGYGFLSENAGFARAVEDAGLTWIGPPPAAIGAMASKTRAKELMAAAGVPLLAPVDPAKATAADLPLLLKAAAGGGGRGMRIVRELDVLEAELAAASAEARAAFGDGEVFAEPYVERGRHVEVQIMADAHGTVWALGTRDCSLQRRHQKVIEEAPAPGLPEGLRARLRTAAVAAARAVSYRGAGTVEFLVDAGGRAYFLEMNTRLQVEHPVTEAVFGLDLVALQLRVAEGDALPAEPPEPSGHAVEARLYAEDPARGWTPQTGVLHRLAVPDGVRLDRGYGDGDTVGVHYDAMLAKVVVHAPTRAAAVRGLARALERAAVHGPTTNRDLLVRSLRHPDFAAGHLDTGFYDRHLAELTAPREGEAHAALAAALADASARSSRFGGGWRNLPSQPQSKRYGDHEIRYRRTREGLHAEGFPDVRVEAAEPGRVRLEIGGVAREFTVTRYGDRVYVDTAAGSYALTAHPRFTDPSELVAPGSLLAPMPGVVVRVADGLAEGAEVAAGQPLIWLEAMKMTHPITAPAAGTLTALHAAPGRQVEVGALLAVVHTAPEAQEDQPS
- a CDS encoding acyl-CoA dehydrogenase family protein; amino-acid sequence: MTARSSTIESQELKDLRAAVAALGQRHGRGHDRRVLWAEAAKLGYLGVNLPEEHGGGGGGMAELSIVLEELGAAGCPLLMMVVSPAICGTVIARFGTEEQRRAWLPGLADGSLTMAFGITEPDAGSNSHRITTTARRDAESGGWILDGRKVFVSGVDIADATLIVGRTEDARTGSLKPCLFIVPRDAPGFGRSMIDMEIQAEEKQFELVLDEVRLPAEALVGDEDAGLLQLFAGLNPERIMTAAFAIGMGRYALDRALAYARERQVWKQPIGAHQAIAHPLAQAHIELELARLMMQKAAALYDAGDDAGAGEAANMAKYAAAEACVKAVDQAVHTLGGNGLTREYGLAALVTAARVARIAPVSREMILNYVSHQTLGLPKSY